From a region of the Vaginimicrobium propionicum genome:
- the argC gene encoding N-acetyl-gamma-glutamyl-phosphate reductase, which translates to MTYKAAVVGCTGYAGGEIARLLLGHPHIELSVLTAGESAGRRLGDFHSNLLSIADRRVEATTVENLADCDVVFLALPHGKSGEIAAQLSENILVIDVGADHRLTNQDDWQKFYGGHYCQPWVYGLPELPGQRAALAHTRRIGVGGCYVATVTLSLLPALTKGLIDGCDVTVAAASGTSGAGRSAKAHLLGAEVMGAMSAYGVGGTHRHIPEMLQNMRVLGAKNPSISFTPLLAPMSRGIIAVVTAPTKAKGSEIRQAYVDAYFDEPFCFTLPEGIWPSTQSVLGSNGFSVQATIDEAAGRLVAVGVLDNLTKGTAGSAVQSMNIALGLEETSGLSGIGVAP; encoded by the coding sequence ATGACCTATAAAGCCGCTGTTGTTGGATGTACTGGATATGCGGGCGGGGAGATAGCCCGACTACTTCTCGGCCATCCGCATATCGAGTTGAGCGTCTTGACAGCAGGTGAGAGTGCCGGCAGACGCTTGGGAGACTTTCATTCAAACCTATTGTCGATTGCTGATAGACGAGTTGAGGCAACTACTGTCGAAAATCTGGCTGACTGCGATGTTGTCTTCTTGGCGTTGCCGCACGGCAAATCAGGCGAGATAGCGGCTCAACTTTCCGAAAATATTTTGGTCATTGACGTCGGCGCTGACCATCGTCTTACCAATCAGGATGATTGGCAGAAATTCTATGGGGGGCATTATTGCCAACCTTGGGTTTACGGGTTGCCAGAGCTGCCAGGTCAGCGTGCAGCGTTAGCTCATACTCGTCGAATAGGTGTTGGTGGATGCTATGTAGCAACCGTTACTTTGTCGTTGCTTCCAGCTTTGACCAAAGGCTTGATCGATGGCTGCGATGTGACGGTGGCTGCCGCCTCGGGCACTTCTGGGGCGGGACGTTCTGCTAAGGCGCACCTATTAGGCGCCGAGGTTATGGGAGCTATGAGTGCTTACGGGGTTGGCGGCACTCACCGTCATATTCCGGAAATGCTGCAAAATATGCGGGTGTTAGGGGCGAAGAATCCGTCAATATCATTCACGCCGCTGTTGGCTCCAATGTCGCGTGGCATTATTGCTGTCGTTACTGCTCCAACTAAGGCTAAGGGGAGTGAAATTCGCCAAGCCTACGTTGATGCCTATTTTGATGAGCCTTTTTGTTTTACCTTGCCAGAAGGTATCTGGCCGTCTACCCAGTCCGTTCTTGGCTCGAATGGATTCAGCGTCCAGGCCACGATAGACGAGGCTGCTGGACGTCTGGTGGCAGTGGGTGTGTTAGACAATCTGACGAAGGGCACAGCCGGTTCGGCGGTGCAATCAATGAATATCGCGCTCGGACTGGAAGAAACCAGTGGGTTAAGCGGGATTGGAGTGGCGCCGTGA